A genomic window from Aquila chrysaetos chrysaetos chromosome 21, bAquChr1.4, whole genome shotgun sequence includes:
- the LOC115333791 gene encoding phosphatidylinositol-binding clathrin assembly protein-like isoform X7 — MSGQSITDRITAAQHSVTGSAVAKAVCKATTHEVMGPKKKHLDYLIQCTNEMNVNIPQLADTLFERTANSSWVVVFKALITTHHLMMYGNERFIQYLASRNTLFNLNNYLDKSAMQGYDMSTFIRRYSRYLNEKALSYRLVAVDFTKMKRGIDGVMRTMNAEKLLKTLPIIQNQLDALLDFDANPNELTNGVINAAFMLLFKDSIRLFAAYNEGIINLLERYFDMKKNQCKEGLDIYKKFLARMTKLSEFLKVAEQVGIDQGDIPDLTQAPSSLLEALEQHLASVEGKKTKEVSAASRASALSSAVSTLANTGMSFSRMDEKEKQQALEEEQARLQALKEQRLREISVVPNSTSTSASPSTLSGKSVNTTVAVDLFAVPAPTTNSMPNLSSDLFDLQPAFVPTVQSTPAISTSASSAWGGPFSSSNGCVGSPPHLDIFDMKPVEEAVKSTTPFINSTFSSKQTVELFSDDFSGHKPTYASVYHPLTVDGFPLHSGPPSTTSSTINVDFDAVFGGKSTAPEYRTTSDDVLQPTVPPQSQRATLAHQQSGKILANDLDSSLANLVGNLGFGGTPSKK; from the exons aTCTAATACAGTGCACAAATGAAATGAATGTGAATATTCCGCAGTTGGCAGACACACTCTTTGAGAGAACTGCAAACAGTAGCTGGGTTGTAGTGTTCAAAGCTCTAATTACAACACACCACCTCATGATGTATGGAAACGAG CGCTTTATCCAGTATCTTGCATCCCGAAACACTTTGTTCAATTTAAATAACTACCTGGACAAAAGTGCCATGCAGG GCTATGATATGTCTACCTTCATTAGGCGATATAGCAGATACTTGAATGAAAAAGCACTTTCATATAGACTTGTAGCAGTTGACTtcaccaaaatgaaaagagg GATAGATGGAGTGATGAGAACCATGAAtgctgaaaagctgctgaaaaccCTTCCAATCATACAGAACCAGCTTGATGCACTCCTTGATTTTGAT GCAAATCCAAATGAACTAACAAATGGTGTTATAAATGCTGCCTTTATGCTCCTCTTTAAAGATTCCATTAGACTTTTTGCAGCATACAATGAAGGGATTATTAACCTTTTAG AAAGATATTTTGATATGAAGAAGAACCAGTGCAAAGAAGGCTTGGATATTTACAAAAAATTTCTAGCCAGAATGACCAAATTGTCAGAATTCCTCAAAGTAGCAGAG CAAGTTGGAATTGATCAGGGTGACATTCCAGATCTTACTCAG GCACCCAGCAGCTTGCttgaagcactggaacagcaTTTGGCTTCtgtggagggaaagaaaacaaaagaagtctCCGCTGCCAGCAG agCTAGTGCCCTATCCAGTGCTGTTTCCACACTTGCCAATACAGGAATGTCATTTAGCAGGATGgatgagaaagagaagcagcaggcatTGGAGGAGGAGCAAGCTAGACTGCAGGCACTTAAG GAACAGCGATTAAGAGAGATTTCTGTAGTACCAAATTCCACTTCCACATCAGCATCCCCAAGCACCTTATCAGGAAAAAGTGTGAATACCACTGTAGCTGTTGACCTCTTTGCAGTACCAGCACCGACAACAAATAG CATGCCCAACCTTTCTAGTGATCTTTTTGATCTTCAGCCTGCATTTGTTCCAACTGTGCAGAGCACTCCAGCTATATCAACATCTGCAAGCAGTGCTTGGGGAG GTCCTTTCTCGTCCTCAAATGGTTGTGTTGGTTCTCCACCTCATCTGGACATCTTTGACATGAAGCCAGTTGAAGAAGCTGTAAAATCTACCACCCCTTTCATCAATTCTACTTTTTCCTCCAAACAAACGGTGGAACTGTTTAGtg ATGACTTTAGTGGTCATAAACCTACATATGCTTCTGTGTATCATCCTCTGACTGTTGATg gttttcctcTTCATTCAGGTCCTCCAAGTACCACCTCTTCAACAATTAATGTGGACTTTGATGCTGTTTTTGGGGGAAAATCTACAGCACCAGAGTACAGGACTACAAGTG ATGATGTATTGCAACCCACAGTACCACCACAAAGTCAAAGAGCCACTTTAGCCCACCAGCAAAGCGGAAAAATTTTGGCAAATGACCTCGATTCTTCGCTTGCTAATCTAGTGGGAA ACCTTGGCTTTGGAGGAACTCCATCCAAAAAGTAA
- the LOC115333791 gene encoding phosphatidylinositol-binding clathrin assembly protein-like isoform X1 codes for MSGQSITDRITAAQHSVTGSAVAKAVCKATTHEVMGPKKKHLDYLIQCTNEMNVNIPQLADTLFERTANSSWVVVFKALITTHHLMMYGNERFIQYLASRNTLFNLNNYLDKSAMQGYDMSTFIRRYSRYLNEKALSYRLVAVDFTKMKRGIDGVMRTMNAEKLLKTLPIIQNQLDALLDFDANPNELTNGVINAAFMLLFKDSIRLFAAYNEGIINLLERYFDMKKNQCKEGLDIYKKFLARMTKLSEFLKVAEQVGIDQGDIPDLTQAPSSLLEALEQHLASVEGKKTKEVSAASRASALSSAVSTLANTGMSFSRMDEKEKQQALEEEQARLQALKEQRLREISVVPNSTSTSASPSTLSGKSVNTTVAVDLFAVPAPTTNSMPNLSSDLFDLQPAFVPTVQSTPAISTSASSAWGGPFSSSNGCVGSPPHLDIFDMKPVEEAVKSTTPFINSTFSSKQTVELFSDDFSGHKPTYASVYHPLTVDGFPLHSGPPSTTSSTINVDFDAVFGGKSTAPEYRTTSDDVLQPTVPPQSQRATLAHQQSGKILANDLDSSLANLVGNLGFGGTPSKKSDMQWTQPTEKKLTGGTNWQAKTSTSTTWNPTTLPTIPHMNGVHYPGYVPAPITYPLTTPQVPVYGMVPPQVGAAPLMAPQSMMYTQPGLRPTNPFAPVSETQIQFM; via the exons aTCTAATACAGTGCACAAATGAAATGAATGTGAATATTCCGCAGTTGGCAGACACACTCTTTGAGAGAACTGCAAACAGTAGCTGGGTTGTAGTGTTCAAAGCTCTAATTACAACACACCACCTCATGATGTATGGAAACGAG CGCTTTATCCAGTATCTTGCATCCCGAAACACTTTGTTCAATTTAAATAACTACCTGGACAAAAGTGCCATGCAGG GCTATGATATGTCTACCTTCATTAGGCGATATAGCAGATACTTGAATGAAAAAGCACTTTCATATAGACTTGTAGCAGTTGACTtcaccaaaatgaaaagagg GATAGATGGAGTGATGAGAACCATGAAtgctgaaaagctgctgaaaaccCTTCCAATCATACAGAACCAGCTTGATGCACTCCTTGATTTTGAT GCAAATCCAAATGAACTAACAAATGGTGTTATAAATGCTGCCTTTATGCTCCTCTTTAAAGATTCCATTAGACTTTTTGCAGCATACAATGAAGGGATTATTAACCTTTTAG AAAGATATTTTGATATGAAGAAGAACCAGTGCAAAGAAGGCTTGGATATTTACAAAAAATTTCTAGCCAGAATGACCAAATTGTCAGAATTCCTCAAAGTAGCAGAG CAAGTTGGAATTGATCAGGGTGACATTCCAGATCTTACTCAG GCACCCAGCAGCTTGCttgaagcactggaacagcaTTTGGCTTCtgtggagggaaagaaaacaaaagaagtctCCGCTGCCAGCAG agCTAGTGCCCTATCCAGTGCTGTTTCCACACTTGCCAATACAGGAATGTCATTTAGCAGGATGgatgagaaagagaagcagcaggcatTGGAGGAGGAGCAAGCTAGACTGCAGGCACTTAAG GAACAGCGATTAAGAGAGATTTCTGTAGTACCAAATTCCACTTCCACATCAGCATCCCCAAGCACCTTATCAGGAAAAAGTGTGAATACCACTGTAGCTGTTGACCTCTTTGCAGTACCAGCACCGACAACAAATAG CATGCCCAACCTTTCTAGTGATCTTTTTGATCTTCAGCCTGCATTTGTTCCAACTGTGCAGAGCACTCCAGCTATATCAACATCTGCAAGCAGTGCTTGGGGAG GTCCTTTCTCGTCCTCAAATGGTTGTGTTGGTTCTCCACCTCATCTGGACATCTTTGACATGAAGCCAGTTGAAGAAGCTGTAAAATCTACCACCCCTTTCATCAATTCTACTTTTTCCTCCAAACAAACGGTGGAACTGTTTAGtg ATGACTTTAGTGGTCATAAACCTACATATGCTTCTGTGTATCATCCTCTGACTGTTGATg gttttcctcTTCATTCAGGTCCTCCAAGTACCACCTCTTCAACAATTAATGTGGACTTTGATGCTGTTTTTGGGGGAAAATCTACAGCACCAGAGTACAGGACTACAAGTG ATGATGTATTGCAACCCACAGTACCACCACAAAGTCAAAGAGCCACTTTAGCCCACCAGCAAAGCGGAAAAATTTTGGCAAATGACCTCGATTCTTCGCTTGCTAATCTAGTGGGAA ACCTTGGCTTTGGAGGAACTCCATCCAAAAA ATCAGATATGCAGTGGACCCAGCCTACAGAGAAAAAACTTACTGGAGGAACAAACTGGCAAGCAAAAACAAGCACATCGACCACATGGAACCCTACTACCTTACCCACTATTCCACATATG AATGGAGTACACTATCCTGGATAT GTACCTGCTCCTATCACATACCCATTGACCACACCTCAAGTGCCTGTATATGGAATG GTACCTCCTCAGGTTGGAGCTGCTCCTTTGATGGCACCGCAGTCAATGATGTATACGCAGCCTGGTCTAAGGCCAACAAATCCATTTGCACCTGTTTCTGAAACTCAG ATACAGTTTATGTAG
- the LOC115333791 gene encoding phosphatidylinositol-binding clathrin assembly protein-like isoform X2 has protein sequence MSGQSITDRITAAQHSVTGSAVAKAVCKATTHEVMGPKKKHLDYLIQCTNEMNVNIPQLADTLFERTANSSWVVVFKALITTHHLMMYGNERFIQYLASRNTLFNLNNYLDKSAMQGYDMSTFIRRYSRYLNEKALSYRLVAVDFTKMKRGIDGVMRTMNAEKLLKTLPIIQNQLDALLDFDANPNELTNGVINAAFMLLFKDSIRLFAAYNEGIINLLERYFDMKKNQCKEGLDIYKKFLARMTKLSEFLKVAEQVGIDQGDIPDLTQAPSSLLEALEQHLASVEGKKTKEVSAASRASALSSAVSTLANTGMSFSRMDEKEKQQALEEEQARLQALKEQRLREISVVPNSTSTSASPSTLSGKSVNTTVAVDLFAVPAPTTNSMPNLSSDLFDLQPAFVPTVQSTPAISTSASSAWGGPFSSSNGCVGSPPHLDIFDMKPVEEAVKSTTPFINSTFSSKQTVELFSDDFSGHKPTYASVYHPLTVDGFPLHSGPPSTTSSTINVDFDAVFGGKSTAPEYRTTSDDVLQPTVPPQSQRATLAHQQSGKILANDLDSSLANLVGNLGFGGTPSKKSDMQWTQPTEKKLTGGTNWQAKTSTSTTWNPTTLPTIPHMVPAPITYPLTTPQVPVYGMVPPQVGAAPLMAPQSMMYTQPGLRPTNPFAPVSETQIQFM, from the exons aTCTAATACAGTGCACAAATGAAATGAATGTGAATATTCCGCAGTTGGCAGACACACTCTTTGAGAGAACTGCAAACAGTAGCTGGGTTGTAGTGTTCAAAGCTCTAATTACAACACACCACCTCATGATGTATGGAAACGAG CGCTTTATCCAGTATCTTGCATCCCGAAACACTTTGTTCAATTTAAATAACTACCTGGACAAAAGTGCCATGCAGG GCTATGATATGTCTACCTTCATTAGGCGATATAGCAGATACTTGAATGAAAAAGCACTTTCATATAGACTTGTAGCAGTTGACTtcaccaaaatgaaaagagg GATAGATGGAGTGATGAGAACCATGAAtgctgaaaagctgctgaaaaccCTTCCAATCATACAGAACCAGCTTGATGCACTCCTTGATTTTGAT GCAAATCCAAATGAACTAACAAATGGTGTTATAAATGCTGCCTTTATGCTCCTCTTTAAAGATTCCATTAGACTTTTTGCAGCATACAATGAAGGGATTATTAACCTTTTAG AAAGATATTTTGATATGAAGAAGAACCAGTGCAAAGAAGGCTTGGATATTTACAAAAAATTTCTAGCCAGAATGACCAAATTGTCAGAATTCCTCAAAGTAGCAGAG CAAGTTGGAATTGATCAGGGTGACATTCCAGATCTTACTCAG GCACCCAGCAGCTTGCttgaagcactggaacagcaTTTGGCTTCtgtggagggaaagaaaacaaaagaagtctCCGCTGCCAGCAG agCTAGTGCCCTATCCAGTGCTGTTTCCACACTTGCCAATACAGGAATGTCATTTAGCAGGATGgatgagaaagagaagcagcaggcatTGGAGGAGGAGCAAGCTAGACTGCAGGCACTTAAG GAACAGCGATTAAGAGAGATTTCTGTAGTACCAAATTCCACTTCCACATCAGCATCCCCAAGCACCTTATCAGGAAAAAGTGTGAATACCACTGTAGCTGTTGACCTCTTTGCAGTACCAGCACCGACAACAAATAG CATGCCCAACCTTTCTAGTGATCTTTTTGATCTTCAGCCTGCATTTGTTCCAACTGTGCAGAGCACTCCAGCTATATCAACATCTGCAAGCAGTGCTTGGGGAG GTCCTTTCTCGTCCTCAAATGGTTGTGTTGGTTCTCCACCTCATCTGGACATCTTTGACATGAAGCCAGTTGAAGAAGCTGTAAAATCTACCACCCCTTTCATCAATTCTACTTTTTCCTCCAAACAAACGGTGGAACTGTTTAGtg ATGACTTTAGTGGTCATAAACCTACATATGCTTCTGTGTATCATCCTCTGACTGTTGATg gttttcctcTTCATTCAGGTCCTCCAAGTACCACCTCTTCAACAATTAATGTGGACTTTGATGCTGTTTTTGGGGGAAAATCTACAGCACCAGAGTACAGGACTACAAGTG ATGATGTATTGCAACCCACAGTACCACCACAAAGTCAAAGAGCCACTTTAGCCCACCAGCAAAGCGGAAAAATTTTGGCAAATGACCTCGATTCTTCGCTTGCTAATCTAGTGGGAA ACCTTGGCTTTGGAGGAACTCCATCCAAAAA ATCAGATATGCAGTGGACCCAGCCTACAGAGAAAAAACTTACTGGAGGAACAAACTGGCAAGCAAAAACAAGCACATCGACCACATGGAACCCTACTACCTTACCCACTATTCCACATATG GTACCTGCTCCTATCACATACCCATTGACCACACCTCAAGTGCCTGTATATGGAATG GTACCTCCTCAGGTTGGAGCTGCTCCTTTGATGGCACCGCAGTCAATGATGTATACGCAGCCTGGTCTAAGGCCAACAAATCCATTTGCACCTGTTTCTGAAACTCAG ATACAGTTTATGTAG
- the LOC115333791 gene encoding phosphatidylinositol-binding clathrin assembly protein-like isoform X3 gives MSGQSITDRITAAQHSVTGSAVAKAVCKATTHEVMGPKKKHLDYLIQCTNEMNVNIPQLADTLFERTANSSWVVVFKALITTHHLMMYGNERFIQYLASRNTLFNLNNYLDKSAMQGYDMSTFIRRYSRYLNEKALSYRLVAVDFTKMKRGIDGVMRTMNAEKLLKTLPIIQNQLDALLDFDANPNELTNGVINAAFMLLFKDSIRLFAAYNEGIINLLERYFDMKKNQCKEGLDIYKKFLARMTKLSEFLKVAEQVGIDQGDIPDLTQAPSSLLEALEQHLASVEGKKTKEVSAASRASALSSAVSTLANTGMSFSRMDEKEKQQALEEEQARLQALKEQRLREISVVPNSTSTSASPSTLSGKSVNTTVAVDLFAVPAPTTNSMPNLSSDLFDLQPAFVPTVQSTPAISTSASSAWGGPFSSSNGCVGSPPHLDIFDMKPVEEAVKSTTPFINSTFSSKQTVELFSGFPLHSGPPSTTSSTINVDFDAVFGGKSTAPEYRTTSDDVLQPTVPPQSQRATLAHQQSGKILANDLDSSLANLVGNLGFGGTPSKKSDMQWTQPTEKKLTGGTNWQAKTSTSTTWNPTTLPTIPHMNGVHYPGYVPAPITYPLTTPQVPVYGMVPPQVGAAPLMAPQSMMYTQPGLRPTNPFAPVSETQIQFM, from the exons aTCTAATACAGTGCACAAATGAAATGAATGTGAATATTCCGCAGTTGGCAGACACACTCTTTGAGAGAACTGCAAACAGTAGCTGGGTTGTAGTGTTCAAAGCTCTAATTACAACACACCACCTCATGATGTATGGAAACGAG CGCTTTATCCAGTATCTTGCATCCCGAAACACTTTGTTCAATTTAAATAACTACCTGGACAAAAGTGCCATGCAGG GCTATGATATGTCTACCTTCATTAGGCGATATAGCAGATACTTGAATGAAAAAGCACTTTCATATAGACTTGTAGCAGTTGACTtcaccaaaatgaaaagagg GATAGATGGAGTGATGAGAACCATGAAtgctgaaaagctgctgaaaaccCTTCCAATCATACAGAACCAGCTTGATGCACTCCTTGATTTTGAT GCAAATCCAAATGAACTAACAAATGGTGTTATAAATGCTGCCTTTATGCTCCTCTTTAAAGATTCCATTAGACTTTTTGCAGCATACAATGAAGGGATTATTAACCTTTTAG AAAGATATTTTGATATGAAGAAGAACCAGTGCAAAGAAGGCTTGGATATTTACAAAAAATTTCTAGCCAGAATGACCAAATTGTCAGAATTCCTCAAAGTAGCAGAG CAAGTTGGAATTGATCAGGGTGACATTCCAGATCTTACTCAG GCACCCAGCAGCTTGCttgaagcactggaacagcaTTTGGCTTCtgtggagggaaagaaaacaaaagaagtctCCGCTGCCAGCAG agCTAGTGCCCTATCCAGTGCTGTTTCCACACTTGCCAATACAGGAATGTCATTTAGCAGGATGgatgagaaagagaagcagcaggcatTGGAGGAGGAGCAAGCTAGACTGCAGGCACTTAAG GAACAGCGATTAAGAGAGATTTCTGTAGTACCAAATTCCACTTCCACATCAGCATCCCCAAGCACCTTATCAGGAAAAAGTGTGAATACCACTGTAGCTGTTGACCTCTTTGCAGTACCAGCACCGACAACAAATAG CATGCCCAACCTTTCTAGTGATCTTTTTGATCTTCAGCCTGCATTTGTTCCAACTGTGCAGAGCACTCCAGCTATATCAACATCTGCAAGCAGTGCTTGGGGAG GTCCTTTCTCGTCCTCAAATGGTTGTGTTGGTTCTCCACCTCATCTGGACATCTTTGACATGAAGCCAGTTGAAGAAGCTGTAAAATCTACCACCCCTTTCATCAATTCTACTTTTTCCTCCAAACAAACGGTGGAACTGTTTAGtg gttttcctcTTCATTCAGGTCCTCCAAGTACCACCTCTTCAACAATTAATGTGGACTTTGATGCTGTTTTTGGGGGAAAATCTACAGCACCAGAGTACAGGACTACAAGTG ATGATGTATTGCAACCCACAGTACCACCACAAAGTCAAAGAGCCACTTTAGCCCACCAGCAAAGCGGAAAAATTTTGGCAAATGACCTCGATTCTTCGCTTGCTAATCTAGTGGGAA ACCTTGGCTTTGGAGGAACTCCATCCAAAAA ATCAGATATGCAGTGGACCCAGCCTACAGAGAAAAAACTTACTGGAGGAACAAACTGGCAAGCAAAAACAAGCACATCGACCACATGGAACCCTACTACCTTACCCACTATTCCACATATG AATGGAGTACACTATCCTGGATAT GTACCTGCTCCTATCACATACCCATTGACCACACCTCAAGTGCCTGTATATGGAATG GTACCTCCTCAGGTTGGAGCTGCTCCTTTGATGGCACCGCAGTCAATGATGTATACGCAGCCTGGTCTAAGGCCAACAAATCCATTTGCACCTGTTTCTGAAACTCAG ATACAGTTTATGTAG
- the LOC115333791 gene encoding phosphatidylinositol-binding clathrin assembly protein-like isoform X6, with product MSGQSITDRITAAQHSVTGSAVAKAVCKATTHEVMGPKKKHLDYLIQCTNEMNVNIPQLADTLFERTANSSWVVVFKALITTHHLMMYGNERFIQYLASRNTLFNLNNYLDKSAMQGYDMSTFIRRYSRYLNEKALSYRLVAVDFTKMKRGIDGVMRTMNAEKLLKTLPIIQNQLDALLDFDANPNELTNGVINAAFMLLFKDSIRLFAAYNEGIINLLERYFDMKKNQCKEGLDIYKKFLARMTKLSEFLKVAEQVGIDQGDIPDLTQAPSSLLEALEQHLASVEGKKTKEVSAASRASALSSAVSTLANTGMSFSRMDEKEKQQALEEEQARLQALKEQRLREISVVPNSTSTSASPSTLSGKSVNTTVAVDLFAVPAPTTNSMPNLSSDLFDLQPAFVPTVQSTPAISTSASSAWGGFPLHSGPPSTTSSTINVDFDAVFGGKSTAPEYRTTSDDVLQPTVPPQSQRATLAHQQSGKILANDLDSSLANLVGNLGFGGTPSKKSDMQWTQPTEKKLTGGTNWQAKTSTSTTWNPTTLPTIPHMNGVHYPGYVPAPITYPLTTPQVPVYGMVPPQVGAAPLMAPQSMMYTQPGLRPTNPFAPVSETQIQFM from the exons aTCTAATACAGTGCACAAATGAAATGAATGTGAATATTCCGCAGTTGGCAGACACACTCTTTGAGAGAACTGCAAACAGTAGCTGGGTTGTAGTGTTCAAAGCTCTAATTACAACACACCACCTCATGATGTATGGAAACGAG CGCTTTATCCAGTATCTTGCATCCCGAAACACTTTGTTCAATTTAAATAACTACCTGGACAAAAGTGCCATGCAGG GCTATGATATGTCTACCTTCATTAGGCGATATAGCAGATACTTGAATGAAAAAGCACTTTCATATAGACTTGTAGCAGTTGACTtcaccaaaatgaaaagagg GATAGATGGAGTGATGAGAACCATGAAtgctgaaaagctgctgaaaaccCTTCCAATCATACAGAACCAGCTTGATGCACTCCTTGATTTTGAT GCAAATCCAAATGAACTAACAAATGGTGTTATAAATGCTGCCTTTATGCTCCTCTTTAAAGATTCCATTAGACTTTTTGCAGCATACAATGAAGGGATTATTAACCTTTTAG AAAGATATTTTGATATGAAGAAGAACCAGTGCAAAGAAGGCTTGGATATTTACAAAAAATTTCTAGCCAGAATGACCAAATTGTCAGAATTCCTCAAAGTAGCAGAG CAAGTTGGAATTGATCAGGGTGACATTCCAGATCTTACTCAG GCACCCAGCAGCTTGCttgaagcactggaacagcaTTTGGCTTCtgtggagggaaagaaaacaaaagaagtctCCGCTGCCAGCAG agCTAGTGCCCTATCCAGTGCTGTTTCCACACTTGCCAATACAGGAATGTCATTTAGCAGGATGgatgagaaagagaagcagcaggcatTGGAGGAGGAGCAAGCTAGACTGCAGGCACTTAAG GAACAGCGATTAAGAGAGATTTCTGTAGTACCAAATTCCACTTCCACATCAGCATCCCCAAGCACCTTATCAGGAAAAAGTGTGAATACCACTGTAGCTGTTGACCTCTTTGCAGTACCAGCACCGACAACAAATAG CATGCCCAACCTTTCTAGTGATCTTTTTGATCTTCAGCCTGCATTTGTTCCAACTGTGCAGAGCACTCCAGCTATATCAACATCTGCAAGCAGTGCTTGGGGAG gttttcctcTTCATTCAGGTCCTCCAAGTACCACCTCTTCAACAATTAATGTGGACTTTGATGCTGTTTTTGGGGGAAAATCTACAGCACCAGAGTACAGGACTACAAGTG ATGATGTATTGCAACCCACAGTACCACCACAAAGTCAAAGAGCCACTTTAGCCCACCAGCAAAGCGGAAAAATTTTGGCAAATGACCTCGATTCTTCGCTTGCTAATCTAGTGGGAA ACCTTGGCTTTGGAGGAACTCCATCCAAAAA ATCAGATATGCAGTGGACCCAGCCTACAGAGAAAAAACTTACTGGAGGAACAAACTGGCAAGCAAAAACAAGCACATCGACCACATGGAACCCTACTACCTTACCCACTATTCCACATATG AATGGAGTACACTATCCTGGATAT GTACCTGCTCCTATCACATACCCATTGACCACACCTCAAGTGCCTGTATATGGAATG GTACCTCCTCAGGTTGGAGCTGCTCCTTTGATGGCACCGCAGTCAATGATGTATACGCAGCCTGGTCTAAGGCCAACAAATCCATTTGCACCTGTTTCTGAAACTCAG ATACAGTTTATGTAG